In Dehalococcoidia bacterium, the following proteins share a genomic window:
- a CDS encoding PIN domain nuclease → MSTPALAPPRPKLPVRWRRPLRWTGLGMVLLAGVGILVVGWWSGLTPLVWGAGAGIGLGILLRGIRWLIHAPPLSLFLSLLGSILGLAMGALATPALARLPGALGVYLPLAITLLLGVAGAWVALARQKALLEAFPRLERLAQASRTPPRVVLLDASALIDGRIASLVGTGVLQETLAVPRFVLDELRRTAASNDAVHRTRGRRGLEVWARLRRERRIALTVVDANRPADQRSEARFLALAQRLKATVFTADSTLARLAQGQGLSVININDLAAALHPPILPGEVLQVRLIQEGREPGQGVGFLDDGTMVVVEGGQRYINQFVDVVVMRTHQTASGRILFAQPREAQSRGADVSG, encoded by the coding sequence GTGAGCACCCCTGCACTGGCCCCTCCCCGCCCGAAGCTGCCCGTCCGCTGGAGGCGTCCCCTGCGGTGGACAGGGCTGGGTATGGTGCTCCTGGCGGGCGTTGGTATCCTAGTGGTGGGGTGGTGGTCGGGACTTACCCCCCTGGTGTGGGGTGCGGGGGCTGGGATAGGTCTGGGAATCCTCCTGCGGGGCATCCGTTGGCTGATACACGCCCCACCCCTTTCCCTTTTCCTGAGTCTGTTGGGAAGTATCCTCGGCCTCGCTATGGGTGCCCTGGCAACCCCTGCCCTGGCACGCCTGCCTGGGGCTTTGGGGGTGTACTTGCCCCTAGCCATCACTCTCCTCTTAGGGGTAGCGGGAGCCTGGGTCGCCCTGGCGCGGCAGAAGGCTCTCCTGGAAGCCTTCCCCCGGTTGGAACGCCTCGCCCAAGCGTCGCGCACACCGCCACGAGTGGTGCTCCTGGATGCCAGCGCCCTGATAGACGGGCGCATCGCCTCTTTGGTGGGAACGGGTGTGCTCCAGGAGACGCTGGCGGTGCCCCGTTTTGTGCTGGACGAGTTGCGGCGCACCGCCGCCTCAAACGACGCAGTGCACCGGACACGAGGGCGTCGGGGCTTGGAGGTGTGGGCGCGCCTGCGCCGTGAGCGTCGCATCGCCTTGACCGTTGTGGACGCCAACAGGCCTGCCGACCAGCGCAGTGAGGCCCGCTTTCTCGCCTTGGCCCAGCGCCTGAAGGCAACGGTTTTTACCGCCGACAGCACCCTGGCCCGTTTAGCTCAGGGGCAGGGGCTGAGCGTTATCAACATCAACGACCTGGCCGCCGCCTTACACCCCCCGATTCTGCCTGGGGAGGTGCTCCAGGTGCGCCTTATCCAGGAGGGCCGGGAGCCAGGGCAAGGGGTAGGTTTTTTGGACGACGGCACAATGGTGGTTGTTGAAGGGGGCCAACGCTACATCAACCAGTTTGTGGATGTGGTGGTGATGCGCACCCATCAGACGGCCTCGGGGCGTATTCTGTTTGCACAGCCCCGGGAAGCCCAGAGCAGGGGAGCAGATGTTTCAGGGTGA